A single region of the Leptodactylus fuscus isolate aLepFus1 chromosome 5, aLepFus1.hap2, whole genome shotgun sequence genome encodes:
- the AMN1 gene encoding protein AMN1 homolog: MSCHRRVDPLVYRCLVCLSQNLSRYESDIEPLPPNLKDKLITLLCVQGLLTDSNIGQVLHPSVKKLDLRDCDVSDNALRLISRCRQLKKINLNSSKGEERTSVTSEGITLVAQSCPYLHEITLKKCRNLTDAGVQALSLNCPLLQIVNLSGCPLVSDVSLQALGQNCPYLHSVDLSATQVTDDGVIALVSGKCSKNIKEIHIDRCLHVTDDSVEAILTCCPNIYILLFHGCPQVTERSMIAIEQILGSKKLKQVTWTV; the protein is encoded by the exons ATGAGCTGCCACCGCCGGGTAGACCCTCTGGTATACAG GTGCCTTGTCTGCTTATCCCAAAACCTCTCCCGCTATGAGTCAGATATAGAACCTCTGCCCCCAAATCTCAAGGACAAGCTGATAAcactactgtgtgtacagggactTCTCACAGACTCCAACATTGGACAG GTCCTGCATCCATCTGTGAAAAAACTCGACCTCCGTGACTGTGACGTGTCCGACAACGCCCTGCGACTGATATCCCGCTGCCGGCAACTGAAGAAAATAAACCTAAACTCCAGCAAAGGCGAGGAGAGAACCTCAGTCACTTCTGAAG GAATCACGCTTGTTGCCCAGTCCTGTCCTTACCTCCACGAAATCACTCTTAAAAAATGTCGCAACCTGACCGACGCCGGAGTCCAGGCTCTCTCGCTGAATTGCCCCCTATTGCAGATTGTCAATCTGAGCGGTTGCCCCCTGGTCAGTGACGTCTCGCTGCAGGCCCTGGGGCAGAACTGTCCTTATCTGCACAGTGTGGACTTGTCCGCTACCCAG GTGACTGATGATGGCGTCATTGCCCTTGTATCCGGCAAATGTTCAAAGAATATAAAG GAAATCCACATAGATCGTTGCTTGCACGTGACGGACGACTCGGTGGAAGCCATTTTGACCTGCTGCCCAAATATCTACATACTGCTGTTTCATGGATGCCCACAAGTCACAG AACGTTCGATGATCGCCATAGAACAAATACTGGGATCGAAGAAGCTGAAGCAGGTCACATGGACTGTGTAA
- the ETFBKMT gene encoding electron transfer flavoprotein beta subunit lysine methyltransferase, with amino-acid sequence MLWLLCRSLLRPHTGKALHSATYLQSFILHNTEVVTDHLTPEIKLLLLTPRGKYWHLRPEHWPYGEPFWAIYWPGGQALARYFLDNPDVVRHRHVLDLGSGCGAVAIAAKMKGASYVVANDIDPVAGLAFSLNCRLNGTDHFPFHPENMIGEAPARWDLIVLGDMFYDEQLADSLHRWLRHCMERHGTTVLIGDPGRGHFLGHSIQRELRKVAEYSLPESTKQENYGLSTSAVWRYEPGCV; translated from the exons ATGCTGTGGCTGCTCTGCAGGTCTCTGCTCCGTCCACATACAGGAAAAGCGCTGCACAGCGCCACCTACCTGCAGAGCTTCATACTGCACAACACCGAGGTGGTAACAGATCACCTGACCCCGGAGATTAAATTACTCCTGCTCACCCCACGGGGTAAATACTGGCACCTCCGCCCCGAGCACTGGCCCTATGGAGAGCCCTTCTGGGCTATATACTGGCCGGGGGGGCAGGCGCTGGCCAG GTACTTCTTGGATAATCCAGATGTCGTACGACACAGACACGTTCTAGATCTCGGGAGTGGTTGTGGGGCCGTAGCCATCGCTGCCAAAATGAAAGGAGCCTCTTATGTCGTAGCCAATGATATTGACCCAG TTGCAGGTTTGGCGTTCAGTCTGAATTGTCGCCTAAATGGAACAGACCATTTTCCCTTTCACCCGGAGAATATGATAGGTGAGGCCCCGGCCCGCTGGGATCTGATTGTCCTGGGTGACATGTTTTATGACGAGCAGTTGGCCGATTCTCTCCACCGGTGGCTCAGACATTGTATGGAGCGGCACGGCACCACAGTGCTTATCGGAGACCCGGGGCGAGGGCATTTTTTGGGGCACTCCATACAAAGAGAGCTGCGGAAAGTGGCCGAATATTCCTTACCAGAGTCGACTAAGCAGGAGAACTATGGGCTGAGCACCAGTGCGGTCTGGAGATACGAGCCTGGATGTGTATGA